In a single window of the Nocardiopsis composta genome:
- the treS gene encoding maltose alpha-D-glucosyltransferase, whose product MPDTFSEEQPRNPYWYKHAVFYEVQVRGFYDSNGDGVGDLRGLIDKLDYLAWLGIDCIWLLPLYESPLRDGGYDISDYMTILPEFGKIADFVELIEQAHRRGIRIITDLVMNHTSDQHPWFQASRSDPDGPYGDFYVWADDTDRYADARIIFVDTEQSNWAYDEVRGQYYWHRFFSHQPDLNFENPAVQEAVLEVLRFWLDLGIDGFRLDAVPYLYEREGTNCENLKETHEFLKRVRAEVDRLYPDRVLLSEANQWPADVVDYFGDFESGGDECHMNFHFPLMPRMFMAVRREQRYPISEILAQTPRIPRNCQWAIFLRNHDELTLEMVTDEERDYMYAEYAKDPRMRANVGIRRRLAPLLENDRNQIELFTALLLSLPGSPVLYYGDEIGMGDNIWLGDRDAVRTPMQWTSDRNAGFSRCDPARLYLPLILDPVHGYQALNVEAQRDDPGSLLNWTRKMIQIRKRHPVFGTGEFTELHASNPSVFAFVREYGDDRMLCVNNLSRFPQPVELDLRRFEGATPVECTGGVRFPAIGELPYLLTMPGHGFYWFQLPPVAEGDGPTRDDRTRDARERKRASVS is encoded by the coding sequence GTGCCCGACACCTTCTCCGAGGAACAGCCCCGGAACCCGTACTGGTACAAGCACGCGGTCTTCTACGAAGTCCAGGTCCGCGGCTTCTACGACTCCAACGGCGACGGGGTCGGGGACCTGCGGGGGCTGATCGACAAGCTCGACTACCTCGCCTGGCTCGGCATCGACTGCATCTGGCTGCTGCCGCTGTACGAGTCGCCGCTGCGCGACGGCGGGTACGACATCTCCGACTACATGACGATCCTCCCCGAGTTCGGGAAGATCGCCGACTTCGTGGAGCTCATCGAGCAGGCGCACCGGCGCGGCATCCGGATCATCACCGACCTGGTGATGAACCACACCAGCGACCAGCACCCCTGGTTCCAGGCGTCCCGGTCGGACCCGGACGGCCCCTACGGCGACTTCTACGTCTGGGCCGACGACACCGACCGCTACGCCGACGCCCGGATCATCTTCGTCGACACCGAGCAGTCCAACTGGGCCTACGACGAGGTCCGCGGCCAGTACTACTGGCACCGGTTCTTCTCCCACCAGCCGGACCTCAACTTCGAGAACCCGGCGGTGCAGGAGGCCGTGCTGGAGGTGCTGCGGTTCTGGCTCGACCTCGGCATCGACGGCTTCCGGCTGGACGCGGTGCCCTACCTCTACGAGCGGGAGGGCACCAACTGCGAGAACCTCAAGGAGACGCACGAGTTCCTCAAGCGGGTGCGCGCCGAGGTCGACCGGCTCTACCCGGACCGGGTGCTGCTCAGCGAGGCCAACCAGTGGCCCGCCGACGTGGTCGACTACTTCGGCGACTTCGAGTCCGGCGGCGACGAGTGCCACATGAACTTCCACTTCCCGCTGATGCCGCGGATGTTCATGGCGGTCCGCCGCGAGCAGCGCTACCCCATCTCGGAGATCCTCGCCCAGACGCCGCGCATCCCGCGCAACTGCCAGTGGGCCATCTTCCTGCGCAACCACGACGAGCTGACCCTGGAGATGGTCACCGACGAGGAGCGGGACTACATGTACGCCGAGTACGCCAAGGACCCGCGGATGCGGGCCAACGTGGGCATCCGGCGCCGGCTCGCCCCGCTGCTGGAGAACGACCGCAACCAGATCGAGCTCTTCACCGCGCTGCTGCTCTCCCTGCCCGGCTCGCCGGTGCTCTACTACGGCGACGAGATCGGCATGGGCGACAACATCTGGCTGGGCGACCGGGACGCGGTGCGCACCCCGATGCAGTGGACCTCCGACCGCAACGCCGGGTTCTCCCGGTGCGATCCGGCCCGGCTCTACCTGCCGCTCATCCTCGACCCGGTCCACGGCTACCAGGCGCTCAACGTCGAGGCCCAGCGGGACGACCCCGGCTCGCTGCTCAACTGGACCCGCAAGATGATCCAGATCCGCAAGCGGCACCCGGTCTTCGGCACCGGCGAGTTCACCGAGCTGCACGCCAGCAACCCCAGCGTGTTCGCCTTCGTGCGGGAGTACGGCGACGACCGGATGCTGTGCGTGAACAACCTGTCCCGCTTCCCGCAGCCGGTCGAACTGGACCTGCGCCGGTTCGAGGGGGCCACCCCGGTGGAGTGCACCGGCGGCGTCCGCTTCCCGGCCATCGGCGAACTGCCCTACCTGCTCACCATGCCCGGCCACGGCTTCTACTGGTTCCAGCTGCCGCCGGTGGCCGAGGGCGACGGTCCCACCCGGGACGACCGCACCCGGGACGCACGCGAAAGGAAGCGGGCCTCAGTCTCATGA
- a CDS encoding alpha-1,4-glucan--maltose-1-phosphate maltosyltransferase yields MIGRIPILDVTPVLDYGTACAAAGETFPVSATVIREGHGALGAAAVLYDPKGRRAASVPMAEQAPGTDRYTALLRAAEPGRWSFAVEAWADPFATWRRRAEAKIPLDQDTELTLEEGARLLERAARRVPRRPELAAAAERMRDASVPAAERLALALSEEVTASLAANPLRECTTRSKRFPLTVHRRRALVGSWYEFFPRSVGAEYDEAEGRWRSGTLRSAAKRLPAIADMGFDVVYLPPIHPVGRSFRKGPDNSLHAGPDDPGSVWAIGSAEGGHDAVHPDLGDIADFDAFVAEAAAHGIEVALDLALQCSPDHPWVTEHPEWFTARPDGSIAYAENPPKKYQDIYPLDFDNDPEGLYAEVLRVVRHWMAHGVRIFRVDNPHTKPLAFWERLLADVAATDPDVVFLSEAFTRPATMHALAKAGFHQSYTYFTWRNTKEEIEGYLSELSGDAAAYMRPNLFANTPDILHAYLQHGGRPAFEVRAVLAATLSPSWGVYSGFELCENTPLREGSEEYLASEKYQYKPRDFDAAEAAGMSIIPLLRRLNCVRRDHPALQELRNLRFHHVDQPELICYSKRLAGTGDQEGDDTVLVVVNLDPHRTREATVRIDMPSLGLDRGASFTVTDALSGDSYTWGEANYVRLDPNVQSAHVFTVDPAGSTP; encoded by the coding sequence GTGATCGGACGAATTCCCATTCTCGACGTCACTCCCGTGCTCGACTACGGGACCGCCTGCGCCGCCGCCGGCGAGACCTTCCCGGTGAGCGCCACCGTGATCCGCGAGGGCCACGGCGCCCTCGGCGCGGCGGCGGTGCTCTACGACCCGAAGGGACGCCGCGCCGCGTCGGTCCCGATGGCCGAGCAGGCCCCCGGGACCGACCGCTACACCGCGCTGCTCCGCGCCGCCGAACCGGGCCGCTGGTCGTTCGCGGTGGAGGCCTGGGCCGACCCGTTCGCCACCTGGCGGCGCCGGGCCGAGGCCAAGATCCCGCTCGACCAGGACACCGAGCTCACCCTGGAGGAGGGCGCCCGGCTGCTGGAGCGGGCCGCCCGCCGGGTGCCGCGCCGCCCGGAGCTGGCCGCGGCCGCCGAGCGGATGCGCGACGCCTCGGTGCCCGCCGCCGAGCGCCTGGCCCTGGCGCTGTCGGAGGAGGTCACCGCTTCGCTGGCGGCCAACCCGCTGCGGGAGTGCACCACCCGCAGCAAGCGGTTCCCGCTGACCGTGCACCGCCGCCGGGCCCTGGTCGGCTCCTGGTACGAGTTCTTCCCCCGCTCGGTGGGCGCCGAGTACGACGAGGCCGAGGGCCGGTGGCGCTCGGGCACCCTGCGCTCCGCGGCCAAGCGCCTTCCGGCCATCGCCGACATGGGCTTCGACGTGGTCTACCTGCCGCCGATCCACCCGGTGGGGCGCTCCTTCCGCAAGGGCCCCGACAACAGCCTGCACGCCGGCCCGGACGACCCCGGGTCGGTCTGGGCGATCGGCTCCGCCGAGGGCGGCCACGACGCCGTCCACCCCGACCTGGGCGACATCGCCGACTTCGACGCGTTCGTCGCCGAGGCGGCCGCGCACGGCATCGAGGTCGCCCTCGACCTGGCGCTGCAGTGCTCGCCGGACCACCCGTGGGTCACCGAGCACCCGGAGTGGTTCACCGCCCGGCCGGACGGCTCGATCGCCTACGCCGAGAACCCGCCCAAGAAGTACCAGGACATCTACCCGCTCGACTTCGACAACGACCCGGAGGGCCTCTACGCCGAGGTGCTGCGGGTGGTCCGGCACTGGATGGCGCACGGCGTGCGGATCTTCCGGGTGGACAACCCGCACACCAAGCCGCTGGCGTTCTGGGAGCGGCTGCTGGCCGACGTCGCCGCCACCGACCCCGACGTGGTCTTCCTGTCCGAGGCGTTCACCCGCCCGGCCACGATGCACGCGCTGGCCAAGGCCGGGTTCCACCAGTCCTACACCTACTTCACCTGGCGCAACACCAAGGAGGAGATCGAGGGGTACCTGAGCGAGCTGTCCGGGGACGCCGCCGCCTACATGCGCCCCAACCTGTTCGCCAACACGCCCGACATCCTCCACGCCTACCTGCAGCACGGCGGGCGGCCGGCGTTCGAGGTGCGCGCGGTGCTCGCCGCGACCCTCTCGCCCTCCTGGGGCGTCTACTCCGGTTTCGAACTGTGCGAGAACACCCCGCTGCGCGAGGGAAGCGAAGAATATCTCGCCTCCGAGAAATACCAGTACAAACCGCGGGACTTCGACGCCGCCGAGGCCGCGGGAATGTCGATCATTCCGCTGCTGCGCAGGCTAAACTGTGTCCGGCGCGACCACCCGGCATTGCAAGAACTGCGCAACCTGCGGTTCCACCATGTCGACCAGCCCGAGCTGATCTGCTATTCGAAACGGCTGGCCGGGACCGGCGACCAAGAGGGGGACGACACCGTACTGGTGGTCGTCAATCTCGATCCGCACCGCACCCGCGAGGCGACCGTTCGGATCGACATGCCCTCTTTGGGGCTCGACCGCGGCGCTTCGTTCACCGTGACCGACGCGCTCTCGGGCGATTCCTATACCTGGGGAGAGGCGAATTACGTCCGGCTCGACCCGAATGTCCAGTCCGCTCACGTCTTCACAGTCGACCCGGCCGGCAGCACCCCGTGA
- the glgB gene encoding 1,4-alpha-glucan branching protein GlgB, which translates to MTASPPAEEIDRLVAGLHHDPHGLLGAHPRPDGTVLLRALRPLARTVHAVLADGTRVPMEHVHNGVFAAAVPGTAVPDYRIAVRYGDGPEAVADDPYRHAPTLGELDLHLIGEGRHEELWRALGAHVRSFPSAQGEVRGTSFAVWAPGARGVQLIGDFNHWDGTAHPMRSLGSSGVWELFVPGVGDGARYKYRVHGRDGGVADKADPLAFAAQCPPETASVVYTSGHRWRDEAWMAERKAAEWIRRPMSVYEVHLGSWRPGLGYRELAAELVDYVREMGFTHVEFMPVSEHPFGGSWGYQVTSYYAPTSRFGTPDEFRALVDELHRAGIGVLLDWVPAHFPRDEWALARFDGSPTYEHPDPRRGEHPDWGTLIFDYGRTEVRNFLIASALYWLEEFHVDGLRVDAVASMIYLDYSRESGEWAPNHLGGRENLEAIELLKELTATAYRRNPGIMMIAEESTAWEGVTRPTDAGGLGFGFKWNMGWMHDTLEYLKRDPVHRQYHHDEITFSMVYAYSENYVLPLSHDEVVHGKGSLLYKNPGDEWRRFAGLRALLGYMWAHPGKQLLFMGGEIGQGEEWSHEAGVQWWLLDHAYHRGVKALVKDVNAAYRGRPALWSLDTDPAGFQWIDGGDAAGNTLAFLRYGADGSALACLVNFSAVPHERRRIGLPAAGTWHRVLDSDAERYGGSGHAGGVPATVQAVAEPWHGQPASAVLDLPPLATVWLEAESRVR; encoded by the coding sequence ATGACCGCCTCACCGCCCGCCGAAGAGATCGACCGGCTCGTCGCCGGCCTGCACCACGACCCGCACGGCCTGCTCGGCGCGCACCCCCGCCCGGACGGGACGGTGCTGCTGCGCGCGCTGCGGCCGCTCGCCCGCACCGTGCACGCGGTGCTGGCCGACGGCACCCGGGTACCGATGGAGCACGTGCACAACGGCGTGTTCGCCGCGGCCGTACCGGGGACCGCCGTGCCCGACTACCGGATCGCCGTCCGCTACGGCGACGGCCCGGAGGCGGTCGCCGACGACCCCTACCGGCACGCGCCCACCCTGGGCGAGCTGGACCTGCACCTGATCGGCGAGGGGCGGCACGAGGAGCTGTGGCGCGCGCTGGGCGCGCACGTCCGCTCCTTCCCCTCCGCCCAGGGCGAGGTGCGCGGCACCTCGTTCGCGGTGTGGGCGCCCGGCGCCCGGGGCGTCCAGCTGATCGGCGACTTCAACCACTGGGACGGCACCGCGCACCCGATGCGCTCGCTGGGCTCCAGCGGGGTGTGGGAGCTGTTCGTCCCCGGCGTCGGCGACGGCGCCCGCTACAAGTACCGGGTGCACGGCCGGGACGGCGGGGTCGCCGACAAGGCCGACCCGCTGGCGTTCGCCGCGCAGTGCCCGCCGGAGACCGCCTCGGTCGTCTACACCTCCGGGCACCGCTGGCGCGACGAGGCGTGGATGGCCGAGCGGAAGGCGGCCGAGTGGATCCGCCGCCCGATGAGCGTCTACGAGGTGCACCTGGGCTCCTGGCGGCCCGGCCTGGGCTACCGCGAGCTCGCCGCCGAGCTGGTGGACTACGTGCGCGAGATGGGCTTCACGCACGTGGAGTTCATGCCCGTCTCCGAGCATCCGTTCGGCGGCTCCTGGGGCTACCAGGTCACCTCCTACTACGCGCCCACCTCCCGGTTCGGCACGCCCGACGAGTTCCGCGCGCTCGTCGACGAGCTGCACCGGGCCGGCATCGGGGTGCTGCTGGACTGGGTGCCGGCGCACTTCCCGCGGGACGAGTGGGCGCTGGCCCGGTTCGACGGCTCGCCCACCTACGAGCACCCCGATCCGCGGCGCGGCGAGCACCCCGACTGGGGCACCCTCATCTTCGACTACGGCCGCACCGAGGTGCGCAACTTCCTCATCGCCTCCGCGCTGTACTGGCTGGAGGAGTTCCACGTCGACGGGCTGCGGGTGGACGCCGTCGCCTCGATGATCTACCTGGACTACTCCCGGGAGTCCGGCGAGTGGGCCCCCAACCACCTGGGCGGCCGGGAGAACCTGGAGGCCATCGAGCTGCTCAAGGAGCTCACCGCCACCGCCTACCGGCGCAACCCGGGGATCATGATGATCGCCGAGGAGTCCACCGCCTGGGAGGGCGTCACCCGCCCCACCGACGCCGGCGGGCTGGGCTTCGGCTTCAAGTGGAACATGGGGTGGATGCACGACACCCTGGAGTACCTCAAGCGCGACCCGGTGCACCGGCAGTACCACCACGACGAGATCACCTTCTCGATGGTCTACGCCTACAGCGAGAACTACGTGCTGCCGCTCTCCCACGACGAGGTGGTGCACGGCAAGGGCTCGCTGCTGTACAAAAACCCCGGCGACGAGTGGCGCCGGTTCGCCGGGCTGCGCGCGCTGCTCGGCTACATGTGGGCGCACCCCGGAAAGCAGCTGCTGTTCATGGGCGGCGAGATCGGCCAGGGCGAGGAGTGGTCGCACGAGGCCGGCGTGCAATGGTGGCTGCTCGACCACGCCTACCACCGCGGGGTGAAGGCCCTGGTCAAGGACGTCAACGCCGCCTACCGCGGCCGGCCGGCGCTGTGGTCGCTGGACACCGACCCGGCCGGGTTCCAGTGGATCGACGGCGGCGACGCCGCTGGCAACACGCTGGCCTTCCTGCGCTACGGCGCGGACGGCTCCGCGCTGGCCTGCCTGGTCAATTTCTCCGCGGTGCCGCACGAGCGGCGCCGGATCGGGCTGCCGGCCGCCGGCACCTGGCACCGGGTGCTGGACAGCGACGCCGAGCGCTACGGCGGCAGCGGCCACGCCGGCGGCGTCCCCGCGACGGTGCAGGCCGTCGCCGAGCCGTGGCACGGGCAGCCCGCCTCGGCCGTGCTCGACCTGCCGCCGCTGGCCACGGTCTGGCTGGAGGCCGAAAGTAGGGTGCGCTGA
- the glgP gene encoding alpha-glucan family phosphorylase: MKAIRRFTVRTVLPEELSALGRLAANLRWVWHAPTREVFAAVDAALWESVGRDPYRMLGEVGRERLAELRTDAAFRARLDAAAADLDAYLGEPRWYQGTDEADRPEAIAYFSAEYGLTAALPQYSGGLGILAGDHLKSASDLGVPLIGVGLLYRHGYFSQTLSREGWQLESYPEVDPQGLPITRLSGAGGAPAEVGVDLPGGERLTARVWVCRVGRVPLLLLDAVHEGNPPGLRAVTDRLYGGGGEHRLRQELLLGVGGVRAVRLYCGLAGHPRPEVFHMNEGHAGFLGLERVREYMAGEGVDGEPLGFEEAVEAARAGTVFTTHTPVPAGIDRFPRDLVRAHLAGDSPAVPGLPADRVLELGAEDYPDGDPEVFNMAVMGMRLAQRANGVSRLHGAVSRGMFQGLWPGFDPDEVPIGSVTNGVHARTWVAEEAQELAAAMVDDSAEFNRPEGWRKVVRADEGELWRMRRTLRERLVAETRARLRASWRARGASDAELGWIDGVLDPDVLTIGFARRVPSYKRLTLMLRDRDRLTRLLLHPDRPVQIVVAGKAHPADEGGKRLIQEIVRFSDRSEVRHRIVFLPDYDMDLAASLVQGSDVWLNNPLRPLEASGTSGMKSALNGGLNLSVRDGWWDEWFDGSNGWAIPTADGVSDPDRRDDLEARALYELIEDRVAPLFYDADGEGLPKRWLEMVKHTLVSLGPKVLATRMVQDYVAGYYRGAAASSRALLDGGAAGARELAAWKARVRAGWPGVRIEHVEAGGIDAGAGEPPRVGGELDLRATVLLGDLDPEDVQVEALVGRVGADDRLVAPAVAVLERTGGAQGEHRYRGSAPLTRAGSGGYTVRVLPRHPALRSAAEMGLVAVPEPHRGMEDGIVLR; the protein is encoded by the coding sequence GTGAAGGCGATCCGGAGATTTACCGTACGTACCGTTCTGCCCGAAGAGCTGTCCGCGCTGGGCCGGCTCGCGGCCAACCTGCGCTGGGTCTGGCACGCCCCGACCCGCGAGGTGTTCGCCGCGGTCGACGCCGCGCTGTGGGAATCGGTCGGCCGCGACCCCTACCGGATGCTGGGCGAGGTGGGCCGGGAGCGCCTCGCCGAGCTCCGCACCGACGCCGCGTTCCGCGCCCGGCTGGACGCGGCCGCCGCCGACCTGGACGCCTACCTCGGCGAACCCCGCTGGTACCAGGGCACGGACGAGGCGGACCGCCCGGAGGCCATCGCCTACTTCTCCGCCGAGTACGGCCTGACCGCGGCGCTGCCGCAGTACTCCGGCGGCCTCGGCATCCTCGCCGGGGACCACCTGAAGAGCGCCAGCGACCTGGGCGTCCCGCTGATCGGGGTGGGGCTGCTCTACCGGCACGGCTACTTCTCCCAGACCCTCTCCCGGGAGGGCTGGCAGCTGGAGTCCTACCCCGAGGTGGACCCGCAGGGCCTGCCGATCACCCGGCTGTCCGGCGCCGGCGGCGCCCCCGCCGAGGTCGGCGTGGACCTGCCCGGCGGCGAGCGGCTCACCGCCCGGGTCTGGGTCTGCCGGGTGGGCCGGGTGCCGCTGCTGCTGCTGGACGCGGTGCACGAGGGCAACCCGCCCGGCCTGCGCGCTGTCACCGACCGGCTGTACGGCGGCGGCGGGGAGCACCGGCTCCGCCAGGAGCTGCTGCTCGGCGTGGGCGGGGTGCGCGCGGTCCGGCTCTACTGCGGGCTCGCCGGCCACCCCCGGCCCGAGGTGTTCCACATGAACGAGGGGCACGCCGGCTTCCTCGGCCTGGAGCGGGTCCGCGAGTACATGGCCGGCGAAGGGGTGGACGGCGAACCGCTCGGCTTCGAAGAGGCGGTCGAGGCCGCCCGGGCCGGGACCGTCTTCACCACGCACACCCCGGTGCCCGCGGGCATCGACCGCTTCCCGCGCGACCTGGTCCGCGCGCACCTCGCCGGGGACTCCCCGGCGGTGCCCGGGCTCCCCGCCGACCGGGTGCTGGAACTCGGCGCCGAGGACTACCCGGACGGCGACCCCGAGGTGTTCAACATGGCGGTGATGGGCATGCGGCTGGCCCAGCGGGCCAACGGGGTCAGCCGGCTGCACGGCGCGGTCAGCCGGGGCATGTTCCAGGGGCTGTGGCCCGGGTTCGACCCCGACGAGGTGCCGATCGGCTCGGTCACCAACGGGGTGCACGCCCGCACCTGGGTGGCCGAGGAGGCCCAGGAGCTGGCCGCGGCGATGGTGGACGACTCGGCCGAGTTCAACCGGCCCGAGGGCTGGCGCAAGGTGGTCCGCGCCGACGAGGGCGAGCTGTGGCGGATGCGGCGCACCCTGCGCGAGCGGCTGGTGGCCGAGACCCGCGCCCGGCTGCGCGCCTCCTGGCGGGCCCGCGGCGCCAGCGACGCCGAGCTGGGCTGGATCGACGGCGTGCTCGACCCCGACGTGCTCACCATCGGCTTCGCCCGCCGGGTGCCGTCCTACAAGCGGCTCACCCTGATGCTGCGCGACCGGGACCGGCTCACCCGGCTGCTGCTCCACCCCGACCGGCCGGTGCAGATCGTCGTCGCCGGCAAGGCCCATCCCGCCGACGAGGGCGGCAAGCGGCTCATCCAGGAGATCGTCCGGTTCAGCGACCGCTCCGAGGTCCGGCACCGCATCGTCTTCCTGCCCGACTACGACATGGACCTGGCCGCCTCCCTGGTGCAGGGGAGCGACGTGTGGCTGAACAACCCGCTGCGCCCGCTGGAGGCCAGCGGCACCTCCGGGATGAAGTCCGCGCTCAACGGCGGGCTCAACCTGTCGGTCCGGGACGGCTGGTGGGACGAGTGGTTCGACGGCTCCAACGGCTGGGCCATCCCCACCGCGGACGGGGTGTCCGACCCCGACCGCCGCGACGACCTGGAGGCCCGCGCGCTCTACGAGCTCATCGAGGACCGGGTCGCCCCGCTCTTCTACGACGCCGACGGCGAGGGCCTGCCCAAGCGCTGGCTGGAGATGGTCAAGCACACCCTGGTCTCGCTGGGGCCGAAGGTGCTGGCCACCCGGATGGTCCAGGACTACGTGGCGGGCTACTACCGGGGCGCCGCGGCGTCCTCCCGGGCGCTGCTGGACGGCGGCGCGGCCGGCGCCCGCGAGCTGGCGGCCTGGAAGGCCCGGGTCCGCGCGGGCTGGCCGGGGGTGCGCATCGAGCACGTGGAGGCCGGCGGGATCGACGCCGGCGCCGGGGAGCCGCCGCGGGTCGGCGGCGAGCTGGACTTGCGCGCCACGGTGCTCCTCGGCGACCTGGACCCGGAGGACGTCCAGGTGGAGGCGCTGGTCGGCCGGGTCGGCGCGGACGACCGGCTGGTGGCGCCGGCGGTCGCCGTGCTGGAGCGGACCGGGGGAGCGCAGGGCGAGCACCGCTACCGCGGTTCGGCCCCGCTGACCAGGGCCGGGTCCGGCGGGTACACGGTGCGCGTACTGCCCCGGCACCCGGCGCTCCGCTCGGCCGCGGAGATGGGCCTGGTGGCCGTTCCGGAGCCGCACCGCGGAATGGAGGACGGGATCGTGCTGCGCTGA
- a CDS encoding maltokinase N-terminal cap-like domain-containing protein: MTQLEELLARWMPRQRWFAGKGAPVERVLIEREHPIGGADPGPHGPGMRALVVAVHQRGGRARYLVVIGLCAKGRLRDELAHCAIGACTLGGAQRTVYDALHDPELTGRLLRCIARGAGTGPVRFRRLPEPAEPIATGMRSLVHTGEQSNTTLVFGERYVLKTFRRLWPGLNPDLELNRALSGSPYAARPHGWIELDIEADGGGGEVPTTVAMLQQYLRSATDGWVLAATSVRDLYAEPGTPPGEAGGDFAGEAERLGAATAEVHRALARALPTDVLSPGALRGLADAMAHRLETAVEQVPGLAPYQDALRAAYDDFARVEAPLPVQRVHGDYHLGQVVRTDRGWVLLDFEGEPAVPVAERRRPSSPLRDIAGMLRSFDYAARHQMIGSADEEALAPVARAWARHNRDAFCAGYAAAGGIDPEKHAVVLRAFEYDKAVYEVLYEAHNRPTWLRIPLDSIASLAGSPRASERTPPPR, from the coding sequence ATGACCCAGTTGGAGGAGCTCCTCGCCCGATGGATGCCGCGGCAGCGCTGGTTCGCCGGCAAGGGCGCGCCGGTCGAGAGGGTGCTGATCGAGCGCGAGCACCCGATCGGCGGCGCCGACCCGGGCCCGCACGGGCCGGGGATGCGCGCGCTGGTGGTCGCCGTCCACCAGCGCGGCGGCCGCGCGCGCTACCTGGTCGTCATCGGGCTGTGCGCCAAGGGGCGCCTCCGCGATGAACTGGCGCACTGCGCCATCGGCGCGTGCACGCTCGGCGGCGCGCAGCGCACCGTCTACGACGCGCTGCACGACCCGGAGCTGACCGGGAGGCTGCTGCGCTGCATCGCCCGGGGTGCCGGAACCGGACCGGTCCGGTTCCGGCGCCTGCCGGAGCCGGCCGAGCCGATCGCCACCGGGATGCGCAGCCTGGTGCACACCGGGGAGCAGTCCAACACCACCCTGGTCTTCGGCGAGCGCTACGTGCTCAAGACGTTCCGCCGGCTGTGGCCCGGGCTCAACCCCGACCTGGAGCTCAACCGGGCGCTGTCCGGGTCGCCCTACGCCGCCCGGCCGCACGGCTGGATCGAGCTGGACATCGAGGCCGACGGCGGCGGGGGCGAGGTGCCCACCACCGTGGCCATGCTCCAGCAGTACCTGCGCAGCGCCACCGACGGCTGGGTGCTGGCCGCCACCAGCGTGCGCGACCTCTACGCCGAGCCCGGCACCCCGCCGGGCGAGGCCGGCGGCGACTTCGCCGGGGAGGCCGAGCGGCTGGGCGCGGCCACCGCGGAGGTGCACCGCGCGCTGGCCCGCGCGCTCCCCACCGATGTGCTCTCGCCCGGCGCGCTGCGCGGCCTGGCCGACGCCATGGCGCACCGCCTGGAGACCGCGGTGGAGCAGGTCCCCGGGCTCGCCCCGTACCAGGACGCGCTGCGCGCCGCCTACGACGACTTCGCCCGGGTCGAGGCGCCGCTGCCGGTGCAGCGGGTGCACGGCGACTACCACCTCGGCCAGGTGGTCCGCACCGACCGGGGCTGGGTGCTGCTGGACTTCGAGGGCGAGCCGGCCGTCCCGGTGGCCGAGCGCCGCCGCCCGTCCAGCCCGCTGCGCGACATCGCCGGGATGCTCCGCTCCTTCGACTACGCCGCCCGGCACCAGATGATCGGCAGCGCCGACGAGGAGGCGCTGGCCCCGGTCGCCCGGGCCTGGGCCCGGCACAACCGGGACGCGTTCTGCGCCGGCTACGCCGCGGCCGGCGGCATCGACCCGGAGAAGCACGCCGTGGTGCTGCGCGCCTTCGAGTACGACAAGGCGGTCTACGAGGTCCTCTACGAGGCGCACAACCGGCCGACCTGGCTGCGCATCCCGCTGGACTCGATCGCCTCGCTCGCCGGCTCGCCGCGCGCCTCCGAACGAACACCGCCGCCCCGCTAG